One region of Myxococcales bacterium genomic DNA includes:
- a CDS encoding HAD-IA family hydrolase, producing MAMDGNHLGFVVRDLFRMEKFYRTVFGLRLLYRYESVHTPGLRTVFLVGRGLVLELLHYADRPAPETPADHLSFAVPNIKAEHERLAALGVDGLTEPRLTGDGYWEVALRDPEGRRIEIAERVRPYAYPPIRAIVFDLDGTLIDSEPNYYEADRRLLAEYGIELTPAMKRRYIGTSNVFMMTDVKERFGLQAELPELLEKKDRYYLELALAETRPFPEMARLVTQLRDRGYPLAVASGSSLHVIQTLLKQVGLQNAFRVVVSAEEVPRGKPSPDVFLEAARRLGAEPMQTIVVEDSAFGVEAAAAGFMRVVAVPSVPEPPLEPSFQLADLLFAGGISDFTTKKFLDWLGSGAMPRLQPDL from the coding sequence ATGGCAATGGACGGTAATCATCTCGGCTTCGTGGTGCGCGATTTGTTCCGCATGGAAAAATTCTACCGCACCGTTTTCGGCCTGCGGCTGTTGTATCGTTACGAAAGCGTGCATACGCCCGGCTTGCGCACGGTTTTTCTGGTCGGGCGCGGCCTGGTGCTCGAACTCCTGCATTACGCCGATCGGCCGGCGCCCGAGACGCCGGCGGATCACCTGTCCTTCGCCGTGCCGAACATCAAGGCCGAACACGAGCGGCTGGCCGCGCTGGGCGTCGACGGGCTGACCGAACCGCGCCTGACCGGCGACGGCTATTGGGAAGTCGCGCTGCGCGATCCGGAAGGGCGGCGCATCGAAATCGCCGAACGGGTCCGCCCCTACGCCTACCCGCCGATCCGGGCGATCGTCTTCGATCTCGACGGCACGCTGATCGACAGCGAACCCAACTACTACGAGGCCGATCGCCGGCTGCTGGCGGAATACGGCATCGAGCTGACCCCGGCCATGAAACGGCGCTACATCGGCACCAGCAACGTTTTCATGATGACCGACGTCAAGGAGCGGTTCGGCCTGCAGGCCGAGCTGCCGGAGTTGCTGGAAAAGAAGGACCGTTATTACCTCGAACTGGCGTTGGCCGAAACGCGACCTTTTCCTGAAATGGCGCGGCTCGTGACGCAACTGCGCGACCGCGGCTATCCCCTGGCGGTGGCGTCGGGCTCGTCGCTCCATGTCATCCAGACCCTGCTCAAACAGGTGGGGCTGCAAAACGCCTTCCGGGTGGTGGTTTCGGCCGAGGAAGTGCCGCGCGGCAAACCGTCGCCGGACGTGTTTCTGGAAGCGGCGCGGCGGCTCGGGGCGGAGCCGATGCAGACCATCGTGGTCGAGGATTCGGCGTTCGGCGTGGAGGCGGCGGCGGCCGGCTTCATGCGCGTGGTGGCCGTGCCGAGCGTGCCCGAACCGCCGCTCGAGCCGTCGTTTCAACTGGCGGACCTGCTGTTCGCCGGCGGCATTTCCGATTTCACGACGAAAAAATTTCTCGACTGGTTGGGCAGCGGCGCGATGCCGCGGTTGCAGCCCGACCTGTAG